The genome window ACTTTTACATTTCGACTATTAAACCATTTCCAATACATAATGCAACTCAACTATAAACAGATCGGTGAAAGCGGAAGAGCTGTGATTATTCTCCACGGCGTTTTCGGTTTTCTCGACAACTGGCTTACAATTGGCAAGACCATTTCTGAACACGGCTTCCAGGTATATCTCGTCGACCAGCGCAACCACGGACGTTCCCCGCACGAGGGACATCTGGATTTTTCGACCTTGGCAGCAGATTTGAAGGGTTTTCTGGAAGAGCACCAAATCATTGATCCCGTTCTGATCGGCCATTCCATGGGCGGCAAAACCGTTATGGAATACGCTGTGACTTACCCGGAAACCCTTACACAGCTCGTCATTGTGGACATAGGACCAAAAGCCTACCCTATCCATCATAAAAGAATATTGGAAGGACTTAATGCAATTCCTATCGACGAAATCGAAAGCCGGAACCAGGCGGATGAGATATTAAGCGAATACGAGCCGATTTTAGCGGTGCGTCAGTTTTTGCTTAAAAATCTGTACAGGAAAGACGAAGGTGGTTTCGGATGGCGGTTTAACTTGCCAATCCTCACATCCGATATGAGCAAGGTAGGATCAGAGATTGTTTCTAAACAAAAAATTGAAGCTCCCACCCTTTTTATCAAGGGTGAAAACTCCAAATACATTGTTGATGAAGACTGGGAAGGGATACTAAAAATATTTCCGAATGCCCGGCTCGAAAGCATTGCTGACGCGGGACATTGGGTGCAGGCGGAGCAACCGAAAGCATTTGTTGCCGCGCTGCTGAAATTTCTGGAAGAAACTACCTGACATATTTAAGCCGCTGATTATTGCACGGCGTAACGATCATTTCAGGACCGGATAGCTCTATTTCCCAACTGGGGCAATTAACACAATTGACGAGTACGCATAATGGATTCGGCGGAAGCGCGACCTGCGGCTTAACAGGCATTACCTGATCATTGATGATGAGCATTCCCGGGGCGCAGCAACGCGGTTTCCCGTCCGTGTCCAGCATCACACCGTCGGAACGGAAGATCAGCGTGTCTGCTTTGGCGAGGTCGATGGGTTCCCAGACCTTATTTCTGCCGTCGATGGCGTTTTTCTCAACTGCGGTGAGATACCATTTGCCCTGAACGGATAAAAGCTCCGGGGCGTTCATTGCCTCCATTGTGTCTTTTTTACAGGATAACAACAGGGCGATACAGAAGGGTATGTATAGTAACTGTTTCATTGTCTTTTAACTTTGTTATTTCACATATGAAACAAATCAGGTGAATAAGGTTGGAAGAAAATTTAAATTTCACATTAACTTATGAATCAACTCCCTACCAAGCTTTATCTTATTCCGACCATCCTTGCAGATGATACACAGCAGA of Dyadobacter chenhuakuii contains these proteins:
- a CDS encoding alpha/beta fold hydrolase; protein product: MQLNYKQIGESGRAVIILHGVFGFLDNWLTIGKTISEHGFQVYLVDQRNHGRSPHEGHLDFSTLAADLKGFLEEHQIIDPVLIGHSMGGKTVMEYAVTYPETLTQLVIVDIGPKAYPIHHKRILEGLNAIPIDEIESRNQADEILSEYEPILAVRQFLLKNLYRKDEGGFGWRFNLPILTSDMSKVGSEIVSKQKIEAPTLFIKGENSKYIVDEDWEGILKIFPNARLESIADAGHWVQAEQPKAFVAALLKFLEETT